CGGCTCCCCGCAGTACTGGATGGTGAGATCGTCACGCTGGACGAGAACGGGGCGCCGTCGTTCGGGCTGCTGCAGCGGCGGATGCACGTTCGGGATCCACGTCAGCTAGCGCAGCTGATCAAGCAGGTGCCGGTCTCGGTGCGAGTCTTCGACATACTGCGGTTCGACGGGAAGTCGTTGCTAGAGGCAACGTACGACGAACGTCGCGGGTTGCTCGAGTCGCTGGAGCTGTCCGACCCGTTCTGGGAGATCCCGCAGAGCTACGCCGACGGCGAGGAGGCGCTCGAGCTGTCGGCCTCGACCGGCCTCGAAGGCGTGGTCGCCAAGCGGCGCAAGTCGCGCTACCTGCCGGGTAAGCGCAGCGCGGACTGGGTGAAGGTCAAGCCCGTGCTCACCCGGGACGTCATCCTGTGCGGCTGGCATCCGGGGGAGGGGAACCGCGAGGGCAAGATCGGCTCCCTGTACTGCGGCGCGTACGACGGCGACGACCTGGTCCTGATCGGCAAGGTCGGCTCCGGCCTCGACTTCGCCATGCTCGAAATCCTCAGCGCCGAACTCGCCGCCCTCGAGATCGACACCCCACCTTTCGACGTCTCCTCCGTCCCCACCTCGGACCGCCGCGCCGCCCACTGGCTCGACCCCCTCCTGGTCGCCGAAGTCACCTACTCCGGCTGGGCCGCCGACGGCCGCCTCCGCCACCCCGTCTGGCGAGGCCTCCGCCTGGACATAGACCCCGAATCAGTAACCCGCTGAAAATCACTCAGTCAATGGCAGGAGAACCACTAGCCTGGCGCGGTGATGGACAGCAGCGATCCTGAGGGCGAACACGTCGAACTGGTGATCCGGGAGGAACGCGCCGAGGATCATCAGGCTGTGCGGGAGGTTCACGCTCT
The window above is part of the Kribbella voronezhensis genome. Proteins encoded here:
- the ligD gene encoding non-homologous end-joining DNA ligase; protein product: MSPAGGPPVLPMMAALGPMPTGPGWSYEMKWDGIRVIAEVDEDSCRLWSRNSRDVSAGYPELVGLAGDAGLRLPAVLDGEIVTLDENGAPSFGLLQRRMHVRDPRQLAQLIKQVPVSVRVFDILRFDGKSLLEATYDERRGLLESLELSDPFWEIPQSYADGEEALELSASTGLEGVVAKRRKSRYLPGKRSADWVKVKPVLTRDVILCGWHPGEGNREGKIGSLYCGAYDGDDLVLIGKVGSGLDFAMLEILSAELAALEIDTPPFDVSSVPTSDRRAAHWLDPLLVAEVTYSGWAADGRLRHPVWRGLRLDIDPESVTR